The following proteins are co-located in the Paludibaculum fermentans genome:
- a CDS encoding tetratricopeptide repeat protein codes for MRLLLLALIATTLAVAQDGPPPGRAPLKVRAAQGDPEAQFTLAKNFEAGRGGLTKDYVQAHHWYLLSANQGDPWAQASIGLLYRFGKGVPKDLVQAYMWLSLATSATHGPDSDSLAELRDAAGVHMTKEEIAEATRLASAWKPAPVAHP; via the coding sequence ATGCGACTTCTGCTGTTGGCCCTGATTGCCACGACACTGGCTGTTGCGCAGGACGGTCCGCCGCCGGGACGCGCGCCTCTGAAAGTCCGCGCCGCCCAGGGTGATCCGGAGGCGCAGTTCACGCTTGCGAAGAACTTTGAGGCGGGGCGCGGCGGCCTGACGAAGGACTATGTCCAGGCCCACCACTGGTATCTGTTGTCGGCGAACCAGGGCGATCCGTGGGCGCAGGCGAGTATCGGCCTGCTCTATCGCTTTGGAAAGGGCGTCCCTAAGGATCTTGTGCAGGCCTATATGTGGCTTTCGCTGGCTACCTCGGCGACGCACGGTCCGGACTCCGATTCCCTAGCGGAACTGCGTGACGCGGCTGGGGTCCATATGACAAAGGAAGAGATTGCGGAGGCGACCCGCCTGGCCAGCGCCTGGAAGCCTGCCCCTGTCGCACATCCATGA
- a CDS encoding cytochrome-c peroxidase → MKLSSCTVVLLALMAVSCRQSSKPGADRPIGRPITLKAPLGLPEVAVPQDNPVTAETVALGRKLYYDRRLSADDTIACASCHDPGKGFTDGKRFSTGFHNQQGTRNAPPVVNAAYSPLQFWDGRAGTLEDQAGGPIANPVEMNQKYDVLVAKLQADPEYRSQFEKAFGPGAITMSQVRKALASFERTVVSGNSAFDRYEYGGDKSALSPAAVRGLAIFRDPGKGNCIACHPIGAKSALFTDGKFRNIGVGVNEEGVLTDQGRFQETKIERDRGAVKTPSLRNVALTAPYMHDGSLKTLRSVLEYYAGGGNSNPALDKDLKPLRLNKAERDDLLAFLESLTGEMPADAGPPAN, encoded by the coding sequence ATGAAACTGTCGAGTTGTACCGTCGTTCTCCTCGCCTTGATGGCCGTTTCCTGCCGGCAAAGCTCGAAGCCTGGTGCTGACAGGCCGATCGGGCGGCCCATCACGCTGAAGGCTCCGCTGGGTCTGCCGGAGGTGGCAGTGCCCCAGGACAACCCGGTGACTGCGGAAACCGTGGCGCTGGGTCGCAAGCTCTACTACGACCGGCGGCTTTCGGCGGATGATACGATCGCCTGTGCCAGTTGCCATGATCCGGGTAAGGGGTTCACCGACGGCAAGCGGTTTTCCACGGGGTTTCACAACCAGCAGGGCACGCGCAACGCTCCGCCAGTGGTGAACGCTGCTTATAGTCCGCTGCAGTTCTGGGACGGGCGCGCCGGGACACTGGAGGACCAGGCGGGTGGGCCTATCGCAAATCCGGTGGAGATGAACCAGAAGTACGATGTGCTGGTCGCCAAGCTTCAGGCGGACCCTGAGTATCGCTCCCAGTTCGAGAAGGCGTTCGGGCCGGGTGCCATTACGATGAGCCAGGTGCGCAAGGCGCTGGCGAGTTTCGAGCGGACGGTGGTCAGTGGGAACTCGGCATTCGACCGGTATGAGTATGGTGGCGACAAATCCGCCCTGTCTCCGGCCGCAGTGCGCGGTTTGGCGATCTTCCGCGATCCGGGTAAGGGGAATTGCATTGCCTGCCATCCCATCGGGGCGAAGAGTGCACTGTTCACGGATGGCAAGTTCCGCAATATTGGGGTGGGCGTGAATGAGGAAGGTGTGCTGACGGATCAGGGCCGGTTTCAGGAGACCAAGATCGAACGGGACAGGGGCGCCGTGAAGACTCCATCGCTGCGCAATGTCGCCCTGACCGCGCCCTACATGCACGATGGCAGCTTGAAGACGCTGCGCTCCGTGTTGGAATACTACGCCGGCGGCGGCAATTCAAATCCGGCGCTCGACAAGGATCTCAAACCTCTGCGGCTGAACAAAGCCGAGCGCGACGACCTGCTGGCGTTTCTTGAGTCGCTGACAGGCGAAATGCCGGCCGATGCGGGCCCGCCGGCCAACTGA
- a CDS encoding carboxypeptidase regulatory-like domain-containing protein, producing MQHSPAWRIALGAAALAVLGGCSRPQPEQKQEKAKPAYFRVDAGTAGTIRGVIRFSGRKTARRVIDMDQEPECAHLHKDGKVLDEDIVVNPNGTLANVFVFLKKGLEDKSFEPPTTPVVINQKGCWFEPRVLGMQTGQSLKVTNSDPVTHNIHPMAKVNYEWNHSQAPEDPPLSRRFVREEVMIRVKCNVHGWMRAWVGVLPHPYFAVTGTDGSFEIRNIPPGTYTLAAWQERFGSEEQTVTLSPSSQQNVTFTFKGD from the coding sequence ATGCAACACAGCCCTGCGTGGCGTATCGCCCTGGGAGCGGCGGCGCTGGCGGTTCTTGGCGGATGCTCCCGTCCTCAGCCCGAACAGAAGCAAGAGAAGGCGAAACCGGCATATTTTCGAGTCGATGCCGGCACGGCGGGCACGATCAGAGGGGTCATCCGGTTCAGTGGGCGGAAGACTGCGAGGCGGGTGATCGATATGGACCAGGAGCCGGAGTGTGCGCACCTGCACAAGGATGGCAAGGTGCTGGACGAGGACATCGTAGTCAATCCCAACGGGACGCTGGCGAATGTCTTCGTGTTCCTGAAGAAGGGGTTGGAGGACAAGAGCTTCGAGCCACCCACGACTCCGGTAGTGATCAATCAGAAGGGTTGCTGGTTCGAACCGCGCGTGCTGGGTATGCAGACCGGGCAATCGTTGAAGGTAACCAATTCCGATCCGGTGACGCATAACATCCATCCGATGGCGAAGGTCAACTATGAGTGGAATCATAGCCAGGCTCCGGAGGATCCGCCGCTGTCACGCCGCTTCGTGCGGGAAGAGGTGATGATCCGGGTGAAGTGCAATGTGCACGGCTGGATGCGCGCCTGGGTGGGGGTGCTGCCGCATCCCTATTTCGCGGTGACGGGCACCGATGGCTCGTTCGAGATTCGCAATATCCCTCCGGGCACCTACACTCTGGCGGCCTGGCAGGAGCGATTCGGATCGGAGGAGCAGACGGTGACGCTGTCCCCTTCGTCGCAACAGAATGTCACGTTCACATTCAAAGGAGACTGA